The sequence below is a genomic window from Oscillospiraceae bacterium.
GGGCCTGCTGGCCCAGGCGGTGGTGCGGGAGGAGCGCTCCTTCCAGATGCTCACCGACCTCTACTCCACGCTCTACAGCCTGACCCCCGAGACGGAGGCCTATTCCTTCTGCCGCGTGCTGGACCAGGGGATACGCAGCCAGACCGTGCGGGAGATCCTGGAGACCGGCGTGATGGCCCGCGCGGTGGCGGACGCCTACGTCTGTATCGGCCAGGTCACCCAGGGCCGTGAGGGAGAAAAGCTGGTCCTGACCGCCGACGCGGCGGTGACGGTGGTCTTTACCGGGGAGGAGGGCGGCGTCAGCTCGGTTACCCGCTCCATTCCCGTCTCCTGCCCGGTGGAGCTGCCCGAGGGCTGCCTGTGCTCCTGTACCTGCACCTGCCCGGAGCCGGTCTTTGCCACTACCACCACCGGGGGCATCGAGGTCCGCTTCCCGCTGGACTTCCGCTTCCTGGCCCTGTCCGTGGGCCGGGTGGCCGGCGTGTCCGCCGTGCGGGTGGAGGAGGCGGCGGCCGGGAGCGGTGAGAGCCAGCCGTCCATCGTGCTGCGCATGGTGGGCCGCCAGGAGCGGCTTTGGGACATCGCCAAGGCCTACCGCACCACGGCGGAGGAGATCCGCCGGGCCAACGGCCTGGAGGAGGAGGGCGCGCCCCAGGGACAGCTGCTCCTGATCCCCAGAAAACGGTAGTCAGGACCACCCGTAAAACGGGTGGCCTGCACAAGCCCTAAAAGGGCTTCATGCCAGCTGAGCCTCAAGGCTCATGAATAGGTTTGCCGAGCGCATCAATTTCTCAGGCAGCCCCCGTAAAGGGGGCTGTCTTTATTTGCCCTTCCTTACCGGCTCACCCGTAAACGGGTCGGTAAACTCCTTCATGGATATTTGGTCTTTCATAATATCCTCCTGCATCTGGTTTCGGATATATTCTCGGATTGCCTTCTTGTTGCGTCCAACTGTATCCACATAATACCCGGTACACCAGAATTCTCGATTCCCATACTTGTACTTCAAATTGGCGTGCCGGTCGAATATCATTAAACTGCTTTTCCCTTTCAAATACCCTACGAATTGGGATACACTGTATTTCGGCGGTATGCTTAAAAGCATATGCATGTGGTCCGGGCAGGCATTTGCCTCTATGATCTCTACTCCCTTATACTCGCACAGCCGCCGCAAAATACTCCCTATGTCTGCCTTTATCTTCCCATATATTATCTGCCTACGATACTTCGGTGCAAATACAATATGGTACTTACAATTCCACTTCGTATGTGCTAAACTTTTACTATCCACTCGTGGATGCCCCTCCTTTGGTTTTGATGTGGTCGGCAAACCTACATCTATTCTACCAAACAAGGGGCTTTTTTGCTCCTACTCATAGGCATAGCCTTTTTAGAACCACGGGCATAGCCCGTGGTTTTCCGTGCTATGGCTAACAAAGAAAGGACGCCATCCAGATTGGATGGCGTCCTTTTCTGCCGTCTATTTAGAATAGCCAGGCCCACAGGAGGAAGCCGCCGCAGGCCACAAGGCCGGTAAAGAGCAGCACCGTGACTAGGAAGCCCATGATGTCCTTGGCCGACAGGCCGGCCACGCCCAGAGCGGGGAGGGCCCAGAAGGGCTGGATCATGTTGGTCCACTGGTCGCCCCAGGCGATGGCCATGGCCGCGCGCCCGGCGTCCACGCCCATCTTGGCGGCGGCGGGCATCACGATGGGGCCCTGTACCGCCCACTGGCCGCCGCCGGAGGGGACGAAGAAGTTGACGATGCCGGCGGAGAGGAAGGTGAACAGGGGGAAGGTGGTGGGGTTGGAGATGCTGACGAAGAAGTCGGAGATAACCCCGGCCAGAGAAACGCCGTCTATGTTCTTTACGGTCATCATGCCCATGATGCCCGCGTAGAAGGGGAACTGGAGCAGGATGCCCGCGGCGCCCTTGGCGGCGTCGCCCACCGCGTCCACGTACCTGCGCAGATCGCCGTGGAGGATGATCCCCAGGAAGAGGAAGATAAAGTTGACGATGTTCAGATCCAGGCTGTTGCCGATGGCCTTGTGGTCGATGGCGACGGAGCGGTAGAAGTAGTAGATGATGTATGCCACGCCCGCCACGCTGACGATGACCCACAGAATACGGCTGTGCTCCATCTTCTCAGCCGGGGTGCTGCGGGAGTACGCCTTTTCCGCCTGATCCTCCAGCAGGGCGGGATCCACCACGATGGTATGCTCCTTGCTGGGGTGCATGGCGTAGTTGATGAAGGGCATGGCGACCAGGATGATGCCCACCATAATGAGGTTCATGGGGTGGAAGATGGTCAGGTTCGTCCCGGCCTGGTAGGTCACGTCGGTGATGGTATACCCGCCGGACAGGGTGAGGGGGACGGAGCCGGAGAGGCCCGCGTGCCAGACCACGAAGCCGGAGTAGGCGGAGGCGATCAGCAGGCGGTAATCCACGTCGCGCACGCGGCGGGCCACCTCCTTGGCCAGCAGTGCGCCGACGATGAGGCCGAAGCCCCAGTTGAGCCAGCAGCAGATGGTGGAGACCAGGGTGGTGATGATAATGGCGCTCATTTTGCCCTTGGCGAGGGAGGCGATGGAGCCAAGGGCCCGCTTACAGACCTTGGCGGAGGCCATGGCGGAGCCGAGCACCAGCACCAGCGCCATCTGCATGGAGAAGGAGAGCAGCTTCCAGAAGCCGTCGGAATTGCCCCAGGCGTAGAGGATTTGGATGGGTCCCTGCCGGGTCGCCGCCATGGCGGCGACATACACGACGATGCTCAGGATGACCGCGAAGAGGAATGGATCGGGGAGCCAGCGGTTGACCACGCGTACGCAGCCGTTTGTGAACCTCTTGAACATAGAATCCCTCCTTTAAATTTGGCCCGGCCCCTCAACCGGGCATCTATGGCACGCCGCACAGCCGGGGCCGCGCGGCGGTTACCATACAGGTTTTGGACAATCAGTTAAAACCTATCAATTAAGTATATAATAATTATATCGGCCGGAAATTTCAATACTTAATCCGAAATATTAGAAAAATTTTCTTTCGGATCTCCGCAGACCTCCTCCTGTCCCACATTCCAGGTATAATCCACGGCTTATCCCCATAGGTATGTAGAGTAAACGACCGGCCGTTTGGGCATCGGACGCCTTGCCAGGCCGAAGGAGGAATCGTAAGTGGAACAGCGCAAAATCTACGAGGACATCGCCCTGCGGACCGAGGGAGACATCTATATCGGCGTCGTGGGGCCGGTAAGGACGGGGAAATCCACCTTTATCAAGCGCTTTATGGAGACGCTGGTCATCCCCAACATCGAGAACGTCTACCGTCGGGAGCGGGCCCGCGACGAGCTGCCCCAGAGCGGGTCGGGCCGCACCATCATGACCGCCGAGCCCAAGTTCGTGCCCGAGGAGGCGGTGGAGATCACTATGGACAACGGCGCGGCCTTCTCGGTGCGCCTCATCGACTGCGTGGGCTACATGGTGCCCGGCGCGGTGGGCTCCCTGGAGGATGACAGCCCCCGCATGGTGACCACCCCCTGGTTCGACTATGAGATCCCCATGACCGAGGCCGCCGAGATCGGCACACGCAAGGTCATCGCCGAGCACTCCACCATCGGCATCGTCATCACCACCGACGGCACCATCACCGACATCGCCCGGGAGGACTACCTGGAGGCGGAGGAGCGGGTGATCAGCGAGCTCAAGGAGCTGGGGAAGCCCTTCCTGGTGGTGCTCAACTCCTCCTATCCCAATTCCGACCGGGCCCAGGCCATCCGGGCGGACATCTCCTCCCGCTACGATGTGACGTGCGTGTGCGCCAACTGCCTGGAGCTGGACGAGGCCGACGTGACCAGCATCATCAAGGGGGTGCTGTACGAGTTCCCGGTGAAGGAGCTGGACCTCTTCCTGCCCCCCTGGGTGGACGCGCTGCCCTACGACCACCCCATCAAGAGCGGGCTATACACCGCTATCCGGGAGGGGGCCCAGGGGATGCGCCGCATCCGGGACGTGGAGCAGGCGGTGTCCTCCATCGGCGCGTGCGAGAGCGTCTCCAGCGCCCGGATCACCTCCATCAGCCTGGGCACCGGCCTGGCGGCTGCCGCGCTGGAGCTGCCGCGCAGCCTCTTCTACGACACCATCTCCCAGCAGTCCGGATTCACCATCCAGGACGACGGGGATCTGATGGGCCTGCTCACCGAGCTGGCCCACGTGAAGGGGGAGTACGACAAGGTGGCCGGGGCGCTGGAGGAGGTCAAGGCCACGGGCTACGGCATCGTCATCCCCAGCACCGACGAGCTGGTGCTGGAGGAGCCCGAAATCGTCAAGACGGGCGGGCGCTACGGCGTGCGCCTCAAGGCCTCCGCGCCCTCCATCCACATGATCCGGGCGGACATCGAGACCGAGGTCTCGCCCATCGTGGGGAACGAGAAGCAGTCCGAGGAGATGGTCAACTTCCTGCTCCAGGAGTTCGAGGGGGACACGGGCAAGATCTGGGAGTCCAACATCTTTGGGAAGTCCTTCCACGACCTGGTCAGCGAGGATCTCAACAGCAAGCTCAAGCGTATGCCGGACGACGCGCGGGGCAAGCTCCAGGAGACCCTGCAGAGGATCATCAACGAGGGCTCCGGCGGGCTTATCTGCATTATTCTATAGGGAAAAAGGGACCCGTGGAGCGGCGCTCCACGGGTCCCTTTTTTCTTATCAAATTTTCCAGTAGGCGGCGGAACAGGGGGGCAGCTCGCTGCCCCCGCCGAAGTCGTGGGGTTCCCCGGTGAGCAGATCTGCCGCACAGCCCGCCCCAGCGTCGAAGTGGGCGGTGAAGGGCGCATCGTCGGCGTTTATGGCCACCAGGATGCGCTCCCCCTCACAGGAGCGCTCGAAGATATACTGCCGGTTGGTGAGCAGCACCTTGCGGAAGGAGCCGTACTGCAGGGCCTTTTCCCCCTTAAATGCCCGGGCCAGCCGGGCGATATACGCCGTCAGGCCGTTCTCCTCCGGGGCGGGGAAGCAGGGGCGCAGGGAGGCGTCGCTGCCCTGCTCCTTGCGGCCCTCGGCCCCCCACTCGCTGCCGTAGTAGAGGCAGGGGATGCCAGGCATGGCGAAGAGCAGGGCGTAGATCAGGGGCAGATGGGCCGGGTTCTTGAGCTTGGTGGCAATGCGCTCCACGTCGTGGTTGTCCACGAAGTTCAGGGTGTGCCTGCCCCGGTAGAGCTGGCAGAAATGCTGCTCCAGTGTGAAGTTGATCTCAAAGAAGTTCAGGTCGTTGAAGGTGGACCACAGGCCCTTGTAGGCCTGGTAATTGGTGACGCTGTGGAGCATACCGTCGTTCATCAGGCGGCTGTAGTCCCCGTGGAGGGTCTCGCCCACCAGGAAAAAGTCCGCCTTCTTGCCGTCGCAGTACCCACGCAGGGCGCGGACAAAGTCCAAATCCAGGCTGTAGGCCACGTCCAGCCGCAGCCCGTCGATGCCGAATTCATCGATCCACAGCCCCACGCTGTCCAGCAGATATTGTACCACCTGGGGGTTGCGCAGGTTGAGCTTCACCAGCTCCAGGTGCCCCTCCCAGCCCTCGTAGCTCAGGCCGTCGTTGTAGCAGTTGTTGCCGCCGAACCACAGGTTGACGAACCAGTCCCGGTAAGGGGAGGCCTCCCGGTTTTTCAGCACGTCCTGGAAGGCCCAGAAGCCCCGGCCCACGTGGTTGAACACCCCGTCCAGCACCACGCGGATCCCATTTTCGTGCAGGGCGGCGCAGACGGCCTGAAAATCCCCGTTGGTGCCCAGGCGGCAGTCCAGGGTGCGGTAGTCCCGGGTGTCGTAGCCGTGCCGGTCGGAGGAGAAGACGGGACAGAAGTAGATTGCGTCCGCCCCCAGCGCCCTGATATGGGGGATCCAGTCCGCGACCTTCGCTATCCGGTTTACAGGAACCCCGTCGTTCTCCTGCGGCGCGCCGCAGAAGCCCAGGGGACAGATCTGGTAGAACACGCTTTCAAACGCCCACATAAGCATAACCTCGTTTCTGAATGGTACAGGTGGTTATTATAACACACCTGTCGATTATTTACCATCCCATTCCTGCTCCGCCAGCGCAGCCAGGGCGTCCCGGTCCAGCAGCTCCAGGGTGCGGTAGCCCGTGCGCAGCCAGCCCAGCCGGGCGAAGTCCCCCAGAATGCGGCTCACCGTCACCCGGCTCACCCCCACAGAGGAGCCGATGTCCTCGTGGGTGCAGCGCAGCGCCCCGTCCCCGTCGGTGCGCAGGGTGAGCAGGTAG
It includes:
- a CDS encoding maltodextrin glucosidase, which produces MWAFESVFYQICPLGFCGAPQENDGVPVNRIAKVADWIPHIRALGADAIYFCPVFSSDRHGYDTRDYRTLDCRLGTNGDFQAVCAALHENGIRVVLDGVFNHVGRGFWAFQDVLKNREASPYRDWFVNLWFGGNNCYNDGLSYEGWEGHLELVKLNLRNPQVVQYLLDSVGLWIDEFGIDGLRLDVAYSLDLDFVRALRGYCDGKKADFFLVGETLHGDYSRLMNDGMLHSVTNYQAYKGLWSTFNDLNFFEINFTLEQHFCQLYRGRHTLNFVDNHDVERIATKLKNPAHLPLIYALLFAMPGIPCLYYGSEWGAEGRKEQGSDASLRPCFPAPEENGLTAYIARLARAFKGEKALQYGSFRKVLLTNRQYIFERSCEGERILVAINADDAPFTAHFDAGAGCAADLLTGEPHDFGGGSELPPCSAAYWKI
- a CDS encoding short-chain fatty acids transporter; this translates as MFKRFTNGCVRVVNRWLPDPFLFAVILSIVVYVAAMAATRQGPIQILYAWGNSDGFWKLLSFSMQMALVLVLGSAMASAKVCKRALGSIASLAKGKMSAIIITTLVSTICCWLNWGFGLIVGALLAKEVARRVRDVDYRLLIASAYSGFVVWHAGLSGSVPLTLSGGYTITDVTYQAGTNLTIFHPMNLIMVGIILVAMPFINYAMHPSKEHTIVVDPALLEDQAEKAYSRSTPAEKMEHSRILWVIVSVAGVAYIIYYFYRSVAIDHKAIGNSLDLNIVNFIFLFLGIILHGDLRRYVDAVGDAAKGAAGILLQFPFYAGIMGMMTVKNIDGVSLAGVISDFFVSISNPTTFPLFTFLSAGIVNFFVPSGGGQWAVQGPIVMPAAAKMGVDAGRAAMAIAWGDQWTNMIQPFWALPALGVAGLSAKDIMGFLVTVLLFTGLVACGGFLLWAWLF
- a CDS encoding stage IV sporulation protein A; translated protein: MEQRKIYEDIALRTEGDIYIGVVGPVRTGKSTFIKRFMETLVIPNIENVYRRERARDELPQSGSGRTIMTAEPKFVPEEAVEITMDNGAAFSVRLIDCVGYMVPGAVGSLEDDSPRMVTTPWFDYEIPMTEAAEIGTRKVIAEHSTIGIVITTDGTITDIAREDYLEAEERVISELKELGKPFLVVLNSSYPNSDRAQAIRADISSRYDVTCVCANCLELDEADVTSIIKGVLYEFPVKELDLFLPPWVDALPYDHPIKSGLYTAIREGAQGMRRIRDVEQAVSSIGACESVSSARITSISLGTGLAAAALELPRSLFYDTISQQSGFTIQDDGDLMGLLTELAHVKGEYDKVAGALEEVKATGYGIVIPSTDELVLEEPEIVKTGGRYGVRLKASAPSIHMIRADIETEVSPIVGNEKQSEEMVNFLLQEFEGDTGKIWESNIFGKSFHDLVSEDLNSKLKRMPDDARGKLQETLQRIINEGSGGLICIIL